A genomic stretch from Arachis stenosperma cultivar V10309 chromosome 3, arast.V10309.gnm1.PFL2, whole genome shotgun sequence includes:
- the LOC130970174 gene encoding uncharacterized protein LOC130970174 → MKMKWESATMTLLMINMVNIMDNADSSLLPAVYKEVGKTFEEDPAALSTLTFYRSFVQCLCYPFAAYLAKRHNRAHLIALGAFLWAATTFLLAISTTISQVAISRALNGIGLAIFVPASKSLVADCTNDSNRGMAFGWLSLTGNIGSILGGPFAVILASTSFAGIPGWRIAFHLVALISVIAGVLVHLFANDPHYPKAPHNNNPMSFLSGMKDMLKEVKSVMRIPSFRVIVAQGVSGSISWSALFSFATLWLELIGFSHKTTALLWTMFIIAISVAALFGGKMGDILSQHLPNRGRIIMAQISVGSAAPLAAMLLLVLPYDPSTPFLHALALFIMGFFMSWNGPATNNPILAEIIPEKSRSTIYAVDKFFESILASFAAPIVDIMAQRIFGYKPIRKGDSSSIKADRGNAAALAKALYTAIGIPMIISCCIYSILYWTYPRDREQAGMIAQMESELQPLESIDLDDNDEQVLLPR, encoded by the exons atgaagaTGAAATGGGAGAGTGCAACGATGACACTGTTGATGATTAACATGGTTAACATAATGGATAACGCAGACTCGTCTCTGCTTCCGGCAGTGTACAAAGAAGTTGGTAAAACTTTTGAAGAAGATCCCGCTGCTCTGAGCACACTCACTTTCTACCGATCATTTGTTCAATGTCTCTGCTACCCATTCGCCGCTTACCTCGCCAAGCGCCACAACCGTGCTCATCTCATCGCTCTTGGTGCTTTTCTTTGGGCTGCCACCACCTTCCTCCTCGCCATCTCCACCACAATTTCACAG GTGGCAATTTCAAGAGCTTTAAATGGGATAGGGCTTGCCATTTTTGTTCCGGCAAGTAAATCTCTGGTTGCTGACTGCACAAACGACAGTAACCGTGGCATGGCTTTTGGGTGGCTTTCATTGACTGGAAACATTGGAAGCATTCTTGGCGGACCCTTCGCTGTAATTCTAGCCTCAACTTCATTTGCTGGCATACCAGGTTGGAGAATAGCTTTCCACCTTGTTGCCCTTATCAGTGTCATAGCAGGTGTATTAGTACACCTCTTTGCTAATGATCCACACTATCCAAAAGCTCCACATAACAATAACCCCATGTCCTTTCTTTCCGGAATGAAAGATATGCTGAAAGAAGTAAAATCAGTTATGAGAATCCCATCTTTTCGGGTAATTGTGGCACAGGGTGTATCTGGGTCAATTTCATGGTCAGCATTGTTCTCATTTGCCACACTTTGGTTAGAACTCATTGGATTTTCACACAAGACAACAGCGTTGCTTTGGACCATGTTCATCATTGCTATTTCAGTAGCAGCTCTGTTTGGGGGTAAAATGGGGGATATTCTATCCCAACACTTACCAAACCGTGGCAGAATAATAATGGCACAGATAAGCGTTGGTTCAGCTGCTCCTCTTGCAGCAATGTTGCTGTTGGTATTGCCTTATGATCCATCCACTCCCTTCTTGCACGCCCTTGCTCTCTTCATCATGGGTTTCTTCATGAGCTGGAATGGTCCAGCAACAAACAA TCCAATACTTGCAGAGATAATCCCAGAGAAGTCTCGTTCAACTATATATGCGGTGGATAAGTTTTTTGAGTCTATATTGGCGTCATTTGCTGCTCCTATTGTTGACATTATGGCTCAGCGTATTTTTGGATATAAACCAATCAGAAAAGGAGATTCGTCCTCCATTAAAGCGGATAGAGGAAATGCTGCAGCATTGGCAAAAGCACTTTATACTGCAATTGGAATTCCCATGATAATCAGCTGTTGCATCTACTCAATCCTTTATTGGACGTATCCAAGGGACAGAGAGCAAGCAGGAATGATAGCCCAAATGGAATCAGAATTGCAGCCGCTGGAGAGTATTGACCTCGATGATAATGATGAGCAAGTGTTGCTGCCGCGCTAG
- the LOC130970663 gene encoding protein MTL1-like, with protein MAQLMHLDCKKVLIFSILLFFFVSVCFSACSQHQVQTKEGLSSRIGSRRLLEEQDDDWEEKPLKKKSTTQSQSQSQSKKNQTKLTKPATTSKNVKSDSISSTTKNQTKTIKSNSLSTKNNQTKTLKSGSNISAKNQTKTKTIKSENLSSKSSSSSKTASTDTTGIKKLNSTSSTSNKSNKQLNSPTTPSSTSKFKKLNSTSTSKPTSPSTSNKKPLDLAKATNKTTKSTGTKDKNKQTKTTTSQASDSDQTKPIIKKPQKASPPTKKPTKQPPPTTYWMDEDDKDFVSEFRDLPNKFHQTLLPDLERISTTSKLYLTKANSEITKGFKPYVGKKYASTVATALSCAFVLIPLILVSLLCTQIKAYFSLQKIIIFIQVYLSIYFTILCVSSLVTGLEPLKFLYSTSQSTYLCLQVLQTLGYVFYLLMLLMYLVLVFSTECGLGSKFLGLAQTLVGIAIGLHYYVTVFHRVVLRQPPKTNWKVHGIYATCFLLICVLSRADRRKKVYVEDGGGEGKQN; from the coding sequence ATGGCTCAACTCATGCACTTGGACTGCAAAAAGGTACTCATATTCTCAATTCTTTTGTTCTTCTTTGTTTCTGTATGCTTCAGTGCCTGCTCACAACATCAAGTTCAGACCAAAGAAGGGTTATCTAGTAGAATTGGCAGTAGAAGATTGTTGGAGGAGCAAGATGATGATTGGGAAGAGAAGCccttgaaaaagaaaagcacTACCCAATCCCAATCCCAATCCCAATCCAAAAAGAACCAGACCAAGCTAACTAAGCCAGCCACTACTTCCAAGAATGTCAAATCTGATAGCATTTCTTCCACCACCAAGAACCaaaccaaaaccatcaaatcTAATTCCCTTTCCACCAAGAACAACCAAACAAAAACACTCAAATCTGGTAGTAACATTTCTGCCAAGAAccaaaccaaaaccaaaaccatcaaatcCGAAAACCTTTCCTCCAAGAGTTCATCATCTTCTAAAACCGCATCCACCGACACTACTGGCATCAAGAAGCTCAATTCCACAAGCTCCACCTCCAACAAGAGTAACAAGCAGCTCAACTCCCCTACTACTCCCTCCTCCACTTCCAAGTTCAAGAAGCTCAATTCCACATCAACATCAAAACCTACTTCACCTTCCACTTCAAACAAGAAACCATTGGATCTTGCGAAAGCAACCAACAAAACTACAAAGTCCACCGGCACCAAGGATAAGAACAAGCAAACAAAAACAACCACCAGCCAGGCATCAGATTCAGATCAAACAAAGCCAATAATCAAGAAACCGCAGAAGGCTTCTCCTCCAACGAAGAAACCGACGAAACAACCACCACCGACAACATACTGGATGGACGAAGACGACAAAGACTTCGTCTCAGAGTTCAGAGATCTGCCAAACAAGTTCCACCAGACGCTTCTCCCAGACCTCGAAAGAATCTCCACAACTTCAAAGCTTTACCTCACCAAAGCCAACAGCGAGATCACAAAAGGCTTCAAACCCTACGTCGGCAAAAAATATGCATCCACCGTAGCCACCGCACTCTCGTGCGCTTTCGTATTGATCCCGTTGATCTTGGTCTCTCTCCTCTGCACACAAATCAAAGCATATTTCTCACTCCAGAAAatcatcatcttcatccaaGTTTATCTCTCTATCTACTTCACCATCCTCTGCGTGTCGTCGTTAGTTACTGGGCTCGAACCGTTAAAGTTTTTATACTCTACTTCGCAGTCCACGTACCTGTGCCTGCAGGTTCTGCAAACTCTCGGTTACGTTTTCTATCTCTTGATGCTCTTGATGTATCTTGTTCTTGTCTTCTCCACGGAGTGTGGGTTGGGTTCTAAGTTTTTGGGCCTGGCCCAAACGTTAGTGGGCATAGCTATTGGGCTTCATTACTACGTCACGGTGTTTCATAGGGTGGTGTTGAGGCAACCTCCGAAGACAAATTGGAAGGTTCACGGGATTTATGCCACGTGTTTTCTCCTCATTTGTGTGCTTTCTAGAGCTGATAGAAGGAAGAAGGTTTACGTTGAAGATGGTGGAGGAGAAGGCAAGCAGAATTGA
- the LOC130969348 gene encoding uncharacterized protein LOC130969348 isoform X2, with protein MRSERMTLILVNLAGIMEKADETLLPGVYKEVGAAFRADPTSLGSLTLFRSLVQSLCYPLAAYLATRHNRAHVIALGAFLWAAATFLVAISSTFLQVAISRGLNGIGLAIVGPAIQSLVADSTDDCNRGMAFGWLALTGNIGSIIGGLFSVLIASTSVAGIPGWRIAFHLVAFISVIVGILVRLFANDPHFPNIKSTAHQTPENKSMPFSSQMKELLKEAKSVMRIPSFQIIVAQGISGSFPWSALSFATLWLELIGFSHVTAGLIWTLFILATSFGALFGGKMGDILSQRLPNSGRIMMSQISSASAVPLAAILLLGLPHDPSSAFIHGLVFFIMGLSISWNGSATNKNSP; from the exons atgagatCGGAGAGAATGACTTTGATTCTGGTGAACCTTGCAGGTATAATGGAGAAAGCAGATGAGACTCTACTGCCAGGTGTATACAAAGAAGTCGGTGCTGCTTTCCGCGCTGACCCAACCTCCTTGGGATCTCTCACTCTCTTCCGATCCCTTGTTCAGTCTCTCTGCTACCCTTTGGCTGCTTACCTCGCCACCCGTCACAACCGTGCTCATGTCATTGCTCTCGGTGCATTTCTTTGGGCTGCCGCTACGTTCCTCGTTGCCATCTCTTCTACTTTCTTACAG gtGGCGATTTCAAGAGGTTTAAATGGGATAGGACTTGCCATTGTTGGCCCAGCAATTCAATCCCTGGTGGCTGATTCCACCGATGACTGCAACCGCGGCATGGCTTTTGGGTGGCTGGCATTAACCGGAAACATCGGAAGCATCATCGGCGGTCTCTTCTCTGTTCTTATAGCCTCAACATCAGTCGCAGGCATACCCGGTTGGAGAATAGCTTTTCACCTTGTTGCTTTCATCAGTGTCATAGTAGGTATATTGGTGCGCCTTTTTGCCAATGATCCACACTTTCCAAACATCAAAAGTACCGCACATCAAACTCCAGAGAATAAGTCCATGCCCTTCTCTTCTCAGATGAAGGAACTTCTGAAAGAAGCAAAATCGGTTATGAGAATCCCGTCGTTTCAGATAATTGTGGCTCAGGGGATCTCTGGTTCATTCCCCTGGTCAGCATTGTCATTTGCCACGCTTTGGTTAGAGCTCATAGGGTTCTCACACGTGACAGCCGGATTGATTTGGACTCTGTTCATACTTGCTACTTCGTTTGGAGCTCTGTTTGGAGGGAAAATGGGGGATATTCTGTCCCAACGCTTACCAAACAGTGGGAGAATAATGATGTCACAGATAAGCTCTGCTTCAGCTGTTCCTCTTGCTGCAATATTGCTGTTGGGTTTGCCTCATGATCCATCATCAGCCTTCATCCATGGTCTTGTTTTCTTCATCATGGGATTGTCCATTTCCTGGAATGGTTCTGCAACTAACAA AAATAGTCCCTGA
- the LOC130969348 gene encoding uncharacterized protein LOC130969348 isoform X1: MRSERMTLILVNLAGIMEKADETLLPGVYKEVGAAFRADPTSLGSLTLFRSLVQSLCYPLAAYLATRHNRAHVIALGAFLWAAATFLVAISSTFLQVAISRGLNGIGLAIVGPAIQSLVADSTDDCNRGMAFGWLALTGNIGSIIGGLFSVLIASTSVAGIPGWRIAFHLVAFISVIVGILVRLFANDPHFPNIKSTAHQTPENKSMPFSSQMKELLKEAKSVMRIPSFQIIVAQGISGSFPWSALSFATLWLELIGFSHVTAGLIWTLFILATSFGALFGGKMGDILSQRLPNSGRIMMSQISSASAVPLAAILLLGLPHDPSSAFIHGLVFFIMGLSISWNGSATNNPIFAEIVPEKSRAAIYALDRSFESILASFAPPIVGLLAQHVYGYKPPKRSSDSVDRENATSLAKALYTAIGIPMIICCSIYSFLYCTYPRDRERARMIALVDSEMQQLEEKEIVVDIDDNDEKVFLPR; the protein is encoded by the exons atgagatCGGAGAGAATGACTTTGATTCTGGTGAACCTTGCAGGTATAATGGAGAAAGCAGATGAGACTCTACTGCCAGGTGTATACAAAGAAGTCGGTGCTGCTTTCCGCGCTGACCCAACCTCCTTGGGATCTCTCACTCTCTTCCGATCCCTTGTTCAGTCTCTCTGCTACCCTTTGGCTGCTTACCTCGCCACCCGTCACAACCGTGCTCATGTCATTGCTCTCGGTGCATTTCTTTGGGCTGCCGCTACGTTCCTCGTTGCCATCTCTTCTACTTTCTTACAG gtGGCGATTTCAAGAGGTTTAAATGGGATAGGACTTGCCATTGTTGGCCCAGCAATTCAATCCCTGGTGGCTGATTCCACCGATGACTGCAACCGCGGCATGGCTTTTGGGTGGCTGGCATTAACCGGAAACATCGGAAGCATCATCGGCGGTCTCTTCTCTGTTCTTATAGCCTCAACATCAGTCGCAGGCATACCCGGTTGGAGAATAGCTTTTCACCTTGTTGCTTTCATCAGTGTCATAGTAGGTATATTGGTGCGCCTTTTTGCCAATGATCCACACTTTCCAAACATCAAAAGTACCGCACATCAAACTCCAGAGAATAAGTCCATGCCCTTCTCTTCTCAGATGAAGGAACTTCTGAAAGAAGCAAAATCGGTTATGAGAATCCCGTCGTTTCAGATAATTGTGGCTCAGGGGATCTCTGGTTCATTCCCCTGGTCAGCATTGTCATTTGCCACGCTTTGGTTAGAGCTCATAGGGTTCTCACACGTGACAGCCGGATTGATTTGGACTCTGTTCATACTTGCTACTTCGTTTGGAGCTCTGTTTGGAGGGAAAATGGGGGATATTCTGTCCCAACGCTTACCAAACAGTGGGAGAATAATGATGTCACAGATAAGCTCTGCTTCAGCTGTTCCTCTTGCTGCAATATTGCTGTTGGGTTTGCCTCATGATCCATCATCAGCCTTCATCCATGGTCTTGTTTTCTTCATCATGGGATTGTCCATTTCCTGGAATGGTTCTGCAACTAACAA TCCAATATTTGCAGAAATAGTCCCTGAGAAGTCCCGTGCAGCTATATATGCATTGGATCGATCTTTTGAGTCCATATTGGCGTCATTTGCTCCTCCCATTGTTGGATTATTGGCGCAGCATGTTTATGGTTATAAACCCCCGAAAAGGTCGTCAGATTCAGTTGACAGAGAAAATGCTACATCACTGGCAAAGGCACTCTATACAGCAATCGGAATTCCCATGATAATCTGCTGTTCCATCTACTCATTCCTTTATTGCACTTACCCCAGGGACAGAGAACGAGCAAGAATGATTGCATTGGTAGACTCAGAAATGCAGCAGTTAGAGGAGAAAGAGATAGTAGTAGATATAGATGATAATGATGAAAAGGTTTTTCTACCTCGTTAG